In Archangium violaceum, the following are encoded in one genomic region:
- a CDS encoding DUF3304 domain-containing protein, translating to MLLLSACSQCQSDPKTASKPAQAAEEKPTITKPVSLEINGFNYTDLYIAAFMVNGQGGGNIFVSSPTSGGGKSACCLNLWPGTELPTTLTIKWTRDNKRWCEAEAVLEGPIPANPQNLGVHFFPDGHIEAELSEGYPEMKLVLESFDDGKRKQSGNTVADEQTARCKDGY from the coding sequence TTGCTGCTGCTGAGCGCATGCAGCCAATGCCAATCGGACCCGAAGACGGCGTCAAAGCCGGCGCAAGCCGCCGAGGAAAAACCCACCATCACCAAGCCCGTGTCGCTGGAGATCAACGGCTTCAATTACACGGATTTGTATATCGCTGCTTTCATGGTGAATGGACAGGGAGGTGGCAACATCTTCGTCAGTTCCCCTACGTCAGGGGGCGGGAAGAGTGCCTGCTGCTTGAATTTGTGGCCGGGTACGGAATTGCCGACAACGCTAACGATCAAATGGACGCGGGACAACAAGCGTTGGTGTGAAGCGGAAGCCGTGCTCGAGGGACCCATTCCAGCCAATCCTCAGAACCTCGGGGTTCATTTCTTTCCGGATGGCCACATCGAGGCGGAACTGTCAGAGGGCTACCCTGAGATGAAGTTGGTGTTGGAGTCCTTCGACGACGGAAAGCGCAAGCAGTCTGGAAACACGGTGGCGGACGAGCAGACCGCGAGGTGCAAAGATGGCTACTGA
- a CDS encoding serine/threonine protein kinase — protein MTAEALHPDLLQPGHMVGPWRIVQVLGRGGSSRVFLVERDNKPYSLKMGLLPLSEAKEELSEEEYVEEKSAYRRLAREAAALFTYASHPNLLRLYAVDCWPNPTQGYPFLVTDYVDGDNWHQWRWRNPPHAARLVDTFSDVVRTVGVLHQRGVYHRDLKAENLLIRREDGRPFLIDFGTVRLPGALTKTLGLPEGVMHLLPPELLAYTRSAVWKKGVPFQGGAPADLYALGVLLFQALTDLHPFNPELPDEQLVAAIATVSPTAPYLLNPLAPRSLSDIAMRLLEKKPEDRYPSTGALLQALEQAAERERLSPAWKVPLFEAEPHPVEPTPQEEVAPPAQPPETARAAPEEAPHPREAPAAAPGRPRRSRWPRVLLASLTVVGLVLWLARSTLAPLPEALPPRSGHAEKGSPSVSTTPPSASSSFLAAWLCAVAGLGCPAVQVKPPEPEDCPKEAAEAMTRELKIRTSSPLRAVVDINQPGDASEAGVYQDGPVTGRLVEGDGNLPEGTLLHGRLWTGPGIYEVAGTEKFPAVLGRYTQAVLPDGRKYPVCIVLGDTDGRVKKVEGSKPGAAVLARELPVSPVWHWP, from the coding sequence ATGACGGCGGAAGCCCTGCATCCCGACCTCCTCCAACCTGGCCACATGGTGGGGCCCTGGCGCATCGTCCAGGTACTGGGCCGTGGCGGCTCCTCCCGCGTCTTCTTGGTGGAGCGGGACAACAAGCCCTACTCCCTGAAGATGGGGCTCCTCCCTCTCTCCGAGGCCAAGGAGGAGCTCTCGGAGGAGGAGTACGTGGAGGAGAAGAGCGCCTACCGGCGGCTGGCGCGCGAGGCGGCCGCCCTCTTCACCTACGCCTCTCACCCCAACCTGCTGCGCCTGTACGCGGTGGACTGCTGGCCCAACCCCACCCAGGGCTACCCCTTCCTCGTCACCGACTACGTGGACGGGGACAACTGGCACCAGTGGCGCTGGCGCAACCCTCCTCACGCCGCCAGGCTGGTGGACACCTTCAGCGACGTGGTGCGCACCGTGGGTGTGCTGCACCAGCGCGGCGTGTACCACCGGGATTTGAAGGCGGAGAACCTCCTCATCCGCCGGGAGGACGGTCGCCCCTTCCTCATCGACTTCGGCACCGTGCGTCTGCCGGGAGCCCTCACCAAGACGCTGGGCCTGCCCGAGGGCGTCATGCACCTGCTGCCGCCCGAGCTCCTGGCCTACACGCGCTCAGCGGTGTGGAAGAAGGGCGTGCCCTTCCAAGGGGGCGCACCCGCGGACCTGTACGCGCTGGGGGTGCTGCTCTTCCAGGCCCTCACGGACCTGCACCCCTTCAACCCCGAGCTGCCTGACGAGCAGCTGGTGGCCGCCATCGCCACCGTGTCCCCAACTGCGCCCTACCTCCTCAACCCCCTGGCGCCGCGCTCCCTCAGCGACATCGCCATGAGGCTGCTGGAGAAGAAGCCCGAGGACCGGTACCCCAGCACCGGGGCGCTGCTACAGGCGTTGGAGCAGGCAGCCGAGCGGGAGAGGCTCTCCCCCGCCTGGAAGGTGCCGCTCTTCGAGGCCGAGCCGCACCCGGTGGAGCCCACGCCCCAGGAAGAGGTGGCTCCGCCGGCCCAGCCGCCCGAAACGGCGCGCGCGGCCCCGGAGGAGGCTCCCCATCCGCGGGAGGCCCCGGCGGCAGCCCCTGGCCGTCCCCGGCGCTCAAGGTGGCCCCGGGTGCTGTTGGCGAGCCTGACTGTAGTCGGCCTTGTCTTGTGGCTGGCGCGCTCCACACTCGCGCCTCTACCCGAGGCGCTACCGCCTCGGTCTGGCCATGCCGAGAAAGGAAGCCCGTCCGTGTCCACCACTCCCCCCTCCGCCTCCTCGAGTTTCCTCGCCGCCTGGCTGTGCGCTGTCGCCGGCCTCGGCTGCCCCGCCGTGCAGGTGAAGCCCCCGGAGCCCGAGGACTGCCCCAAGGAGGCGGCCGAGGCCATGACTCGGGAGCTGAAGATTCGGACGAGCAGCCCTCTTCGGGCCGTCGTGGACATCAACCAGCCCGGCGACGCCAGCGAGGCCGGTGTCTACCAGGACGGCCCCGTCACCGGGCGCCTCGTGGAGGGAGACGGCAACCTGCCCGAGGGGACGCTGCTCCACGGCCGCCTCTGGACAGGCCCCGGCATCTACGAGGTTGCAGGGACTGAGAAGTTCCCAGCTGTCCTGGGCCGCTACACGCAGGCCGTGCTGCCCGATGGGCGGAAGTACCCCGTGTGCATCGTGCTGGGGGACACGGACGGGCGGGTGAAGAAGGTGGAGGGCTCCAAGCCCGGCGCTGCCGTGCTGGCGCGCGAGCTGCCGGTGAGCCCCGTCTGGCACTGGCCGTGA
- a CDS encoding phospholipase effector Tle1 domain-containing protein — protein MKITFFFDGTGNNLEADYANREHSNVARLFLAHQQTDKGQVSFGYYIPGLGTRFKDIKDPGGTTTGLAFGGMGEERLEWAMKKLETQLFQAKGRSVHVALFGFSRGAALARAFARRIADRCTKASGGGWTFQSKNTRIPFELYFMGLFDTVVSVGMPMGTNNAQSLDLTMGMCVPARRRVRRSGRSEAGAR, from the coding sequence ATGAAGATCACCTTCTTCTTCGACGGTACTGGCAACAACCTGGAAGCCGATTACGCCAATCGCGAGCACAGCAACGTCGCGAGATTGTTCCTCGCACACCAACAAACCGATAAGGGACAAGTCTCCTTCGGCTATTACATCCCGGGGCTCGGTACACGCTTCAAGGACATCAAAGATCCGGGAGGAACGACCACGGGGCTCGCCTTTGGAGGCATGGGGGAGGAGCGCCTCGAGTGGGCGATGAAGAAGCTCGAGACCCAGCTCTTCCAGGCCAAGGGCCGCTCGGTCCACGTGGCTCTGTTCGGCTTCTCCCGTGGAGCCGCCCTGGCGCGGGCCTTCGCCCGGCGCATCGCGGACCGTTGCACCAAAGCGAGCGGAGGCGGCTGGACCTTTCAATCCAAGAACACGAGGATCCCCTTCGAGCTGTACTTCATGGGCCTGTTCGACACCGTGGTCTCGGTGGGGATGCCCATGGGGACGAACAATGCCCAGTCCCTGGATCTGACGATGGGGATGTGTGTCCCGGCGCGTCGGCGCGTCCGTCGGAGTGGGAGGAGCGAGGCAGGCGCACGGTGA
- a CDS encoding DUF2381 family protein, with translation MALPSLLFLALLTLSLAAPAAAQTQPPAREQQQRQVVLPNNPNEAVPEARVAVGVATYLRFDASLDKASVEVEGRPARFRWVDVGERLIAVEPSVDLGAEERLVVRVRYRDGASPAVATLVLVTHPTLVDKEVEVVRRSRTVEALEAALAEKEAALAALQAVSGPAGLVFSGRLDFKGVQARRIELVPTGPQSGLKVVKGEAYRATTWALAVVRVRNLPGQKPWGPGEARLTRPNGTPVKVRSVDMDKAQLAPGEEGLVALETEAPFWDAGEFLRLELLDKSGTRRLSIPEVKL, from the coding sequence CTGGCACTACCATCACTCCTATTCCTGGCCCTCCTCACCCTGTCCCTGGCGGCACCGGCGGCAGCGCAGACGCAGCCCCCCGCCCGAGAGCAGCAGCAACGGCAAGTCGTCCTCCCCAACAACCCCAATGAGGCGGTACCGGAGGCGCGGGTGGCCGTAGGTGTCGCCACCTACCTGCGCTTCGACGCCTCCCTCGACAAGGCCTCGGTGGAGGTGGAGGGGCGGCCGGCGCGTTTCCGTTGGGTGGATGTAGGGGAGCGCCTCATCGCCGTGGAGCCCTCCGTCGATCTGGGCGCCGAGGAGAGGCTGGTGGTGCGGGTGCGCTACCGGGACGGCGCCTCCCCCGCGGTGGCCACGCTCGTTCTCGTCACCCACCCCACCCTGGTGGACAAGGAGGTGGAGGTGGTGCGCCGCTCGCGCACGGTGGAGGCGCTGGAAGCAGCGCTGGCGGAGAAGGAGGCTGCGCTAGCGGCATTGCAGGCCGTGAGCGGTCCCGCCGGGCTCGTCTTCTCCGGGCGGCTGGACTTCAAGGGCGTACAGGCCCGGCGCATCGAGCTCGTTCCCACGGGGCCTCAGAGTGGGCTGAAGGTGGTGAAGGGGGAGGCGTACCGCGCCACCACCTGGGCGCTCGCCGTCGTCCGCGTGCGCAACCTCCCGGGACAGAAGCCCTGGGGGCCGGGAGAGGCGCGGCTCACCCGGCCAAACGGCACGCCCGTGAAGGTGCGCTCCGTGGACATGGACAAGGCCCAGCTCGCGCCCGGGGAGGAGGGCCTCGTGGCCCTGGAGACGGAAGCTCCCTTCTGGGATGCGGGCGAATTCCTCCGCCTGGAACTGCTGGACAAGAGCGGCACCCGGCGCCTCTCCATCCCCGAAGTGAAGCTGTAG
- a CDS encoding ATP-dependent DNA ligase → MKLPVMPPVSPMLARLERELPEEGEVLYEPKWDGFRAIVYRDGDEVILGSRNERPMTRYFPELVESIRTHLPRRCVVDGEIVIVGEDGGLDFDALLQRIHPAASRIRKLAVETPASFVAFDLLALDKRDLRPRPFHERRTLLEKALARVRAPIHLTPATRSREVAEAWFRRFEGAGLDGVVVKPLALPYLEGKREMYKVKHERTADCVVGGFRWHKDGQGIGSLVLGLYDARGTLQHAGVATGFAAKQRVELAKKLEPYRKRAMETHPWREWAEVEDDAVRMPGAQSRWSAQRDLSWEPVRPELVVEVAYDHMQGMRFRHATHFRRWRPDRTPRSCTYAQLERSVPAELADVFASELEASPAH, encoded by the coding sequence ATGAAGCTGCCCGTCATGCCTCCGGTGTCGCCCATGCTCGCCAGGCTGGAGCGCGAGCTCCCGGAGGAAGGCGAGGTGCTCTACGAGCCGAAATGGGACGGATTCCGCGCCATCGTCTATCGCGACGGGGACGAGGTCATCCTCGGCAGCCGCAACGAGCGGCCGATGACGCGCTACTTCCCCGAGCTCGTCGAGTCGATACGCACGCATCTGCCGCGCCGCTGCGTCGTCGACGGTGAAATCGTCATCGTGGGCGAGGACGGCGGGCTGGATTTCGACGCGCTGTTGCAGCGTATCCACCCGGCGGCTTCACGCATCCGCAAGCTCGCGGTGGAGACGCCCGCCTCGTTCGTGGCTTTCGACCTGCTCGCGCTCGACAAGCGAGACTTGCGGCCGCGGCCATTCCACGAGCGCAGGACGTTGCTCGAGAAAGCGCTCGCGCGCGTCCGCGCGCCGATCCACCTCACGCCCGCCACGCGCAGCCGCGAGGTGGCCGAGGCCTGGTTCCGCCGCTTCGAGGGCGCCGGGCTCGATGGTGTCGTCGTCAAGCCGCTCGCCCTGCCGTACCTCGAAGGCAAGCGCGAGATGTACAAGGTGAAGCACGAGCGCACCGCGGACTGCGTCGTGGGTGGCTTTCGCTGGCACAAGGACGGCCAGGGCATCGGCTCGTTGGTGCTCGGCCTCTACGATGCGCGAGGCACGCTGCAACACGCGGGCGTCGCCACGGGGTTCGCCGCGAAGCAACGGGTGGAGCTCGCCAAGAAGCTCGAGCCGTACCGGAAGCGGGCGATGGAGACGCACCCCTGGCGCGAGTGGGCGGAGGTGGAGGACGACGCGGTCCGGATGCCGGGGGCCCAGAGCCGCTGGAGCGCGCAGCGCGACCTGAGTTGGGAGCCCGTGCGCCCGGAGCTCGTCGTCGAGGTGGCGTACGACCACATGCAGGGCATGCGCTTTCGTCACGCCACGCACTTCCGAAGGTGGCGCCCGGACCGCACGCCGCGCTCGTGCACCTACGCGCAATTGGAGCGCTCGGTCCCGGCCGAGCTCGCCGATGTCTTCGCCTCCGAGCTCGAGGCCTCCCCCGCCCATTGA
- a CDS encoding RidA family protein, with protein sequence MGRKVRFQRVDAWAELTEVEAAFEEGGPLQPWPGACRDASPEECEAPSDGGCCRRWGRSEFGFHSEGDIMSSSNRKTVSFGVPWEKAYGYVQAVRLNNTIYVSGQLSHTPQGELVAPAALGADGKPADFSTMEAQMKRTYENAEVLLAELGATMADVVEETLFVLDVPSAFAASSKVRPLVYKQAVPQVASNLIGVSALAFPEQLIEIAFRAEVQG encoded by the coding sequence ATGGGTCGGAAGGTGCGCTTCCAGCGGGTGGACGCATGGGCGGAACTGACTGAAGTCGAAGCTGCGTTTGAGGAGGGTGGCCCCCTCCAGCCCTGGCCCGGCGCATGCCGCGATGCCTCGCCGGAGGAGTGCGAGGCTCCCTCGGATGGGGGGTGCTGCCGGCGGTGGGGCCGTTCAGAATTCGGCTTCCACTCAGAGGGCGACATCATGAGCAGCTCGAATCGAAAGACCGTCAGCTTCGGGGTTCCTTGGGAAAAGGCGTATGGCTACGTGCAGGCCGTACGCTTGAACAACACCATCTACGTCTCCGGCCAGCTTTCGCACACCCCGCAGGGCGAGCTCGTCGCTCCGGCAGCGCTGGGCGCGGACGGCAAGCCCGCGGACTTCTCGACCATGGAAGCGCAGATGAAGCGCACCTACGAGAATGCCGAGGTGCTGTTGGCCGAACTGGGCGCGACCATGGCGGACGTGGTGGAAGAAACGCTGTTCGTGCTCGACGTTCCGTCTGCCTTCGCAGCCAGTTCGAAGGTGCGGCCGCTGGTCTACAAGCAGGCGGTGCCGCAGGTTGCCAGCAATCTGATCGGCGTGTCTGCCTTGGCCTTCCCCGAGCAGCTGATCGAGATTGCATTCAGGGCGGAAGTCCAGGGCTGA
- a CDS encoding DUF5953 family protein produces the protein MDIARQTKNRPDDLELPPRRLPVIRSPGAMRSPEI, from the coding sequence GTGGACATCGCGCGCCAGACGAAGAATCGGCCAGACGACCTGGAACTGCCTCCCCGCAGGCTGCCGGTGATCAGGTCCCCTGGTGCCATGCGCTCGCCTGAGATTTAG
- a CDS encoding RCC1 repeat-containing protein yields MTRRTTTWMKWVRGAGLMLAMGCGPQEGPLAPEGPRPDHQLMALSAMASPDATLRVPRCQAGGSDCDSGTLLQGRAGVGPEQNAPNTLGGTCADGTSGSYRSDESVEQVRVVTVDGSSLAAGKQVRVEVVVWAYSGYSSDALDIYYTADASQPSWTLLTTLVPPGAGLQRMSATYTLPSGGTTQAVRASFRYGGSAAPCTQGPYDDRDDLAFDVGGGQIPPPVTPSPRLVKLDASYEHALLVRADGTVWGWGYNNYGQLGPATSEPRVRSPVKVTGLSGVTSVASGGAYSLALRQDGTVWSWGYNSNGQLGDGTSVNRSTPAQVSGLSGVVSITAGNGFALALRNDGTVWSWGSGYSGELGDGSSSRSTPAPIAGLSRVVAVEAGYGYALALRDDGTVWSWGENFEGQLGDGTTTQRSTPTQVGGLSGIVALAAGGSHSLALRQDGTVWGWGNNYSGQLGDGTNTQRLTPVQVQGLTGATVLAAGGQSSLALRGDGGVWLWGNNSCLDDGASKSHTVPEQVPGLTGGVDVSSADCASLVLDSSGRVWAWGANSNGLFADGSDFQPGPVQVLASGFKDVAVGRTHTLALHQDGTVWSWGDNYSGKLGDGTTSNRLAPVRVMSLTGVTAVAAGDHHSLALRQDGTVWSWGSNAGRQTSQPVQVSGLTGVTAVAAGGGHSLALRQDGTVWAWGWNVDAQLGDGTTVDRPVPFQVPGLTGIISVSAGYTHSLAVRNDGTVWGWGWSNRGQLGIGSTSARYKASPVQMAAVTGATAVAGGLDYSVVVAGSSNTLWVCGTNNSGNLGDGTTSSRYTPVQVAGLTGVASVTDPEESHTLAVRGDGTLWAWGSNYGGQLGLGTLTQSQALSPVQVALTGVLRAGTGLGFSVAVKTDGSVWSWGSNGFEVLGTGRSIHRSAPGLVPLP; encoded by the coding sequence ATGACGAGGCGTACGACGACGTGGATGAAGTGGGTGAGGGGAGCCGGACTCATGCTGGCCATGGGCTGCGGTCCCCAGGAGGGGCCGCTCGCACCGGAGGGCCCGAGGCCAGACCACCAGCTCATGGCCCTCAGTGCGATGGCCAGCCCTGACGCCACGCTGCGCGTTCCCAGGTGCCAGGCAGGGGGTTCTGACTGTGACTCGGGCACCCTGCTCCAGGGCCGTGCGGGAGTGGGCCCGGAGCAGAACGCGCCCAACACCCTGGGCGGCACCTGCGCCGACGGCACCTCCGGCAGCTACCGCTCCGACGAGTCCGTGGAGCAGGTGCGCGTGGTGACGGTGGACGGCTCTTCCCTGGCGGCCGGCAAGCAGGTGCGGGTGGAGGTCGTCGTCTGGGCCTACTCCGGGTACAGCTCGGATGCGCTGGACATCTACTACACGGCGGATGCTTCCCAGCCGTCGTGGACGCTCCTCACCACCCTGGTGCCTCCTGGCGCCGGCCTCCAGCGGATGAGCGCCACCTATACGCTGCCCTCCGGCGGGACGACCCAGGCCGTCCGCGCGTCCTTCCGGTACGGCGGGAGCGCCGCCCCGTGTACCCAGGGGCCGTACGATGACCGGGATGACCTGGCCTTCGACGTTGGCGGCGGGCAGATTCCGCCTCCGGTCACGCCTTCCCCGCGCCTGGTGAAGCTCGACGCCAGCTACGAGCATGCGCTGCTCGTGCGCGCGGACGGCACCGTGTGGGGCTGGGGTTACAACAACTACGGCCAGCTCGGCCCGGCCACGAGTGAGCCGCGCGTTCGCAGCCCCGTGAAGGTGACGGGACTGAGCGGTGTCACGTCGGTGGCCTCGGGCGGCGCGTACTCGCTGGCGCTGCGCCAGGATGGCACCGTGTGGAGCTGGGGGTACAACTCCAACGGCCAGTTGGGAGATGGGACCTCGGTGAACCGGAGCACCCCCGCGCAAGTGTCCGGCTTGAGTGGCGTGGTGTCCATCACCGCGGGCAACGGCTTCGCGTTGGCGTTGCGCAACGACGGCACGGTGTGGAGCTGGGGGAGTGGCTACTCCGGTGAGCTGGGGGATGGCTCCTCCTCGCGCTCCACCCCGGCACCGATTGCCGGGCTGAGCCGCGTGGTGGCCGTCGAGGCGGGCTACGGCTACGCCCTGGCGCTGCGCGACGACGGCACGGTGTGGAGCTGGGGGGAGAACTTCGAGGGCCAACTGGGCGACGGCACCACCACCCAGCGCTCCACGCCGACGCAGGTGGGGGGACTGTCGGGCATCGTCGCCCTGGCGGCGGGAGGCTCCCACTCCCTGGCATTGCGCCAGGACGGCACGGTGTGGGGCTGGGGGAACAATTACTCGGGCCAGTTGGGTGATGGCACCAATACCCAGCGGCTCACCCCCGTTCAGGTGCAGGGGCTCACGGGGGCGACGGTCCTGGCCGCCGGTGGCCAGTCCTCCCTGGCGCTGCGCGGTGACGGTGGCGTGTGGCTCTGGGGTAACAACAGCTGCCTGGACGACGGCGCCTCGAAATCCCACACGGTGCCCGAGCAGGTGCCGGGTCTCACTGGAGGGGTGGATGTCTCCTCCGCCGATTGTGCCTCCCTGGTGCTGGATTCGAGCGGTCGGGTCTGGGCGTGGGGCGCGAACTCCAACGGCCTCTTCGCGGACGGCTCGGACTTCCAGCCCGGGCCGGTGCAGGTGCTCGCCAGCGGCTTCAAGGACGTCGCCGTGGGCAGGACGCATACCCTGGCGCTGCACCAGGACGGTACGGTGTGGAGCTGGGGGGATAACTACTCCGGGAAGCTGGGCGATGGCACCACCTCCAACCGGCTCGCGCCGGTGCGGGTGATGAGCCTCACCGGGGTGACGGCCGTGGCCGCGGGCGACCATCACTCCCTGGCGCTGCGCCAGGATGGCACCGTGTGGAGCTGGGGTTCCAACGCCGGCCGCCAGACTTCGCAACCCGTGCAGGTGTCGGGCCTCACCGGGGTGACGGCCGTGGCCGCTGGTGGCGGCCATTCGCTGGCGCTGCGCCAGGATGGCACCGTGTGGGCGTGGGGCTGGAACGTCGACGCCCAGTTGGGCGATGGCACCACCGTGGATCGTCCGGTGCCCTTCCAGGTGCCGGGCCTCACGGGCATCATCTCGGTGTCCGCGGGCTACACCCACAGTCTGGCCGTGCGCAACGACGGCACGGTGTGGGGTTGGGGATGGAGCAACCGGGGCCAGCTCGGCATCGGCTCGACCTCCGCCCGCTACAAGGCGAGCCCCGTCCAGATGGCCGCCGTCACGGGTGCGACCGCGGTGGCCGGGGGTCTGGACTACTCGGTCGTCGTGGCCGGGAGTAGCAACACCCTCTGGGTCTGCGGAACGAACAACTCCGGCAACCTGGGCGATGGCACGACCAGCAGTCGCTATACCCCCGTGCAGGTGGCGGGCCTCACCGGGGTGGCCTCGGTGACGGATCCCGAGGAAAGCCATACCCTGGCCGTCCGGGGCGACGGCACGCTGTGGGCCTGGGGAAGCAACTACGGCGGCCAACTGGGCCTGGGAACCCTGACGCAGTCCCAGGCGCTCTCACCGGTGCAGGTGGCCCTCACGGGTGTGCTCAGGGCGGGGACCGGCCTGGGCTTCTCCGTGGCCGTGAAGACCGACGGCTCCGTCTGGAGTTGGGGCAGCAACGGCTTCGAGGTGCTGGGCACCGGCCGCTCCATCCACCGGAGCGCGCCCGGCCTCGTCCCGCTCCCGTAG
- a CDS encoding KAP family P-loop NTPase fold protein, whose product MVVSLTGPWGSGKSSIVNFVVEILQKEAAKNNVDILRFNPWQSADQATSGGRLLREIAVALQYGDKSEENKKIALKWSQWAAALNLSTSTFDAYSKTPITLVISGLLTTGALAASGHPTIEAILQFAAMVAIVIGLFLQSSAVIAEKAAAFFNSRAAATERTLDDLKTELRSVMGRRGRQLIVIIDDIDRLPQPEVQSLLRAVRANADFPSLVFLLVFERAVVEQAIADQAHVDGSEYLKKIIQVPFSIPASSPIQVQKLFVAALNEVIGEIPNTVPFDQRRWGNLLVGGVNHYFVTLRDVYRYMATFEFHLGMFRGGKTLEINQIDLIGLEVLRVFEARVYEALPRFRKLLLEGPGQSSLKDRKSLARRELDELVALSQKPENHSAVKQILSVIFQPVEWLLSGYGYGSGFEERWERDLRACSETHFSRYFHLSLSEGDISQAEIEAVLNAVFDRPSLVAELKRLSERGLLEAMFDRLEAYKETIDTRAAVPFVTALFDVGDGLRSASQVFDVSPEMHAVRVVFWFLRRIPSEAERENTLATAIKETTGLQLPVSLVSLEERRENKAGHEYLVSEARLPELKSLCVDKITAASRTGYLIDHPEVATLMFRWLHWTDGAAPRAWATSMASNSYGALALVRGFTRDVYFHSLGDKTARSRPQIGIEEIECFLPVETLVDSLAKIDSKALKGRELEAFVAFGESVENRKREKTKGESSKR is encoded by the coding sequence TTGGTGGTATCACTCACAGGACCGTGGGGGTCTGGAAAGAGCAGCATTGTCAATTTCGTCGTTGAAATCCTCCAGAAAGAAGCGGCCAAAAACAATGTAGACATACTTAGATTCAATCCGTGGCAGAGTGCAGACCAAGCCACATCTGGAGGTCGGCTGCTTCGTGAAATAGCTGTCGCACTTCAGTATGGTGACAAGTCAGAGGAAAATAAAAAGATTGCATTGAAATGGAGTCAATGGGCTGCAGCGCTTAATCTGTCGACATCGACTTTTGATGCGTATTCCAAAACGCCCATTACGCTAGTAATTTCCGGATTGTTGACAACTGGCGCATTGGCGGCATCTGGTCATCCAACCATCGAGGCGATTCTTCAATTTGCCGCAATGGTGGCCATTGTCATCGGCCTTTTTCTCCAGAGTTCAGCCGTAATTGCGGAAAAGGCCGCGGCATTCTTTAACTCGCGCGCAGCCGCAACCGAGCGGACATTGGATGATCTCAAGACCGAGTTGAGAAGTGTAATGGGGCGACGTGGTCGTCAACTCATTGTTATTATAGATGATATAGATCGACTCCCCCAACCAGAAGTTCAATCACTTCTTCGTGCAGTCCGGGCCAATGCAGACTTTCCGAGTTTGGTTTTTCTTCTCGTGTTCGAGCGTGCCGTGGTTGAGCAGGCTATCGCTGATCAGGCACATGTTGACGGTAGCGAATATTTGAAAAAGATTATTCAAGTCCCGTTTTCTATTCCAGCGTCTTCTCCAATCCAAGTTCAAAAGTTGTTTGTTGCGGCACTCAACGAGGTGATCGGGGAAATTCCAAATACCGTCCCCTTTGATCAGCGACGCTGGGGAAATCTATTGGTGGGTGGTGTTAATCATTATTTCGTGACATTGCGCGATGTGTATCGTTACATGGCGACATTTGAATTTCATTTGGGCATGTTCCGAGGTGGGAAAACGTTGGAGATAAATCAAATTGATTTGATTGGTCTTGAAGTGCTGCGTGTTTTTGAGGCTCGGGTTTATGAGGCATTGCCTCGTTTTAGAAAACTGCTTTTGGAGGGACCGGGTCAATCAAGCCTCAAGGACCGAAAGTCCTTGGCGCGACGGGAACTCGATGAGCTCGTGGCCCTCTCGCAGAAACCAGAAAACCATTCCGCTGTTAAGCAGATTCTGTCCGTTATCTTTCAGCCCGTTGAGTGGCTACTGAGCGGTTATGGATACGGATCTGGATTTGAGGAGAGGTGGGAACGTGATCTGCGAGCATGCAGTGAGACCCATTTTTCGCGTTACTTTCATCTCTCTCTCTCTGAAGGTGATATTTCACAGGCGGAGATAGAGGCAGTGCTGAATGCTGTATTTGACCGTCCGAGTCTTGTGGCAGAACTAAAGCGACTCAGTGAACGTGGACTGTTGGAGGCGATGTTTGATCGACTGGAGGCATACAAGGAAACAATAGACACGCGGGCTGCTGTGCCATTTGTGACTGCGCTGTTTGATGTGGGTGATGGTCTGAGAAGCGCGTCTCAAGTGTTTGATGTGAGTCCAGAAATGCATGCCGTAAGAGTCGTTTTCTGGTTCCTTCGTCGGATCCCAAGCGAAGCCGAACGCGAGAACACTCTTGCCACAGCCATCAAAGAAACAACCGGACTTCAGCTACCAGTTAGCCTTGTTTCCTTGGAAGAGCGGCGTGAAAACAAAGCCGGACATGAATATCTTGTTTCAGAGGCACGACTGCCAGAATTGAAGTCTCTTTGCGTGGATAAAATTACCGCAGCATCCCGAACAGGGTACCTTATTGATCACCCAGAAGTGGCTACGCTTATGTTTCGTTGGTTGCATTGGACAGATGGCGCTGCTCCACGCGCATGGGCGACTTCGATGGCCTCGAATTCGTATGGTGCACTAGCCTTGGTTCGAGGATTTACGCGAGACGTGTATTTCCACAGCCTAGGTGACAAGACTGCACGGTCGCGTCCGCAAATTGGAATCGAAGAGATTGAATGTTTCTTGCCTGTTGAAACCCTTGTAGACAGCTTGGCTAAAATAGATTCAAAGGCGCTGAAGGGCAGAGAATTGGAGGCATTTGTGGCTTTTGGGGAGTCTGTGGAGAATCGGAAGCGTGAGAAGACAAAAGGAGAGTCGTCTAAAAGATAA